One genomic segment of Paenibacillus sp. FSL H8-0332 includes these proteins:
- a CDS encoding sigma-70 family RNA polymerase sigma factor, with product MQQWIEQAQKGDAEAFRELSGHVRGMAYVVAYDMLSDVQLAEDAVQEALLEAYMNLGSLQEPAAFPGWFKTIVVRQCHRLLRRKTETILPLEAAEQVAGSSPGAAEIVEYREWTQVLHRSVAELSAKLRVPLQLFYFYGYSLQEISVYLGLPVATLKKRLYDGRRKLKGALPVADLAAAFHLLHEGGARMLHIVNGDTVGDKLKQGIVQGEVLVWREIYSAGPIFIDPAAQQNRLLRAEVLQATMGIPAAEYLAGCAEQERRISGFRQYDEVVLWFEHDLFDQSMLAYLLHWFNGQKPGNTKLSLLCIGEFPGIELFHGLGQLTEAQLSTLAGTWRNIGRKELQLGSLLWEAYAAADPRELADLLVAKREELAGGALSYAYDAFKAHLSRLPSVENGLGIVEQTTLQAVANGMDTPLKLFRQVTDELHRLGMGDTEYWKVLRTITAGKQPLLEIEGASELTDYREVPEFLHRSVTLTAWGEQVLAGAADRLQLQSIDEWYGGLHLVGHDALWRWDRAAEQPVQHPSSARKE from the coding sequence ATGCAACAGTGGATTGAACAAGCGCAGAAGGGTGACGCCGAAGCCTTCCGGGAGCTTAGCGGGCATGTGCGGGGGATGGCTTACGTAGTGGCCTACGATATGCTCAGCGATGTGCAGCTTGCGGAAGACGCGGTGCAGGAAGCCTTGCTGGAGGCGTATATGAATCTTGGCAGCCTTCAGGAGCCGGCCGCGTTCCCGGGATGGTTCAAAACGATCGTGGTCAGACAATGCCACCGGCTGCTGCGGCGTAAGACAGAGACAATTCTGCCTCTGGAGGCAGCGGAGCAGGTTGCCGGATCATCCCCCGGCGCAGCGGAGATTGTTGAATACCGGGAATGGACACAGGTGCTGCACAGGTCAGTGGCGGAATTGTCCGCCAAGCTGCGGGTACCGCTGCAATTGTTCTACTTTTACGGGTATTCGCTTCAGGAGATTTCCGTGTATCTGGGTCTTCCCGTCGCTACGCTGAAGAAAAGGCTGTATGACGGCAGACGAAAGCTGAAGGGCGCTTTACCTGTTGCCGATCTGGCTGCTGCATTTCATCTATTACATGAAGGGGGAGCACGTATGCTGCATATTGTGAATGGTGACACGGTGGGAGATAAGTTGAAGCAGGGAATTGTCCAGGGGGAGGTGCTGGTGTGGAGAGAAATCTATTCGGCGGGGCCGATATTCATAGATCCGGCGGCACAGCAGAATCGGCTGCTGCGGGCTGAGGTGCTACAGGCCACGATGGGCATTCCGGCAGCTGAATATCTGGCGGGCTGTGCGGAGCAGGAGCGGAGGATTAGCGGATTCCGCCAGTATGATGAGGTGGTGCTGTGGTTCGAGCATGATCTGTTCGACCAGAGTATGCTGGCCTATCTATTACACTGGTTCAATGGGCAAAAGCCGGGCAACACCAAGCTGAGCCTGCTCTGCATCGGAGAATTCCCCGGGATTGAGCTGTTCCATGGTCTGGGACAGCTGACGGAAGCTCAGCTTAGCACCCTAGCGGGAACCTGGCGGAATATTGGCCGCAAGGAGCTGCAGCTTGGGAGCCTGCTGTGGGAGGCCTACGCCGCTGCCGATCCCCGCGAGCTGGCGGATCTGCTTGTGGCGAAGAGGGAGGAGCTTGCGGGGGGCGCGCTTAGTTATGCCTATGATGCCTTCAAGGCCCATCTCTCCCGCCTGCCTTCCGTAGAGAATGGACTCGGTATTGTCGAACAAACCACCCTCCAAGCTGTGGCTAATGGTATGGATACGCCGCTTAAGCTGTTCCGCCAGGTTACGGATGAGCTGCACCGGCTTGGCATGGGCGATACGGAATACTGGAAGGTCCTGCGCACAATTACGGCCGGGAAGCAGCCTCTGCTTGAGATTGAGGGTGCGTCAGAACTAACAGATTACAGGGAAGTACCGGAATTCCTGCACCGCAGCGTTACGCTGACTGCATGGGGAGAGCAGGTGTTGGCCGGAGCAGCCGACCGGTTACAGCTGCAAAGTATCGATGAATGGTACGGCGGCCTGCATCTGGTGGGGCATGATGCCCTCTGGCGCTGGGACCGCGCTGCGGAACAGCCAGTACAGCATCCGTCATCCGCGCGGAAGGAATAG